Below is a window of Fluviibacter phosphoraccumulans DNA.
GGCCGGGCGGTTTTCCAGCGTTCACAGAGGTCGGTATTGCACAAAGTCCAATTGCAGAAAAATACATGAATGTCGGCCCGAGCGGATTTGAACGCACCCTGCCCTTCTGGATCGCGAGTTTTATTGACCGCATCTGGCTAATGCTCGCTGCGCTGGTTGCTGTGGCTTTTCCCTTAATTAAGATGGTACCCCAATACAGAAAGTTCCACTTTAAATACGATCTTGATGATCGCTACATTGACCTCATGCGGATTGAAACCGCCATGTACGACGCCAAGACCATCGGTGAAGTTGAGGCTCTATGGCAAAAGTTTCACGAGCTTGAGCAGCGCATCTCTGAAACCTGGGTGCCATCCGGTGCCAAAGAAAGATATTTTCTTTTCTGCAATGCCATGGAGCTCCTACGGATTCGCCTAGAGCGGGTGCAAGAAAGGTTGTCAGCATAATCGTCAACGAGCAGCGTCTTTTCATCTAAGCGCTGCGTTAATACACGACACCGGCCGGCAGCCTTTATACTTGCGCCCCATGAGCGCCAATGTATCCAATCCGCTTTCCAAGCTGAGTGATTACGACTTCGAACTTCCCGAAGCACTGATTGCCCAGCATCCGGCTGCCGAACGCACGGCCAGTCGATTGCTACTGGTAAACGGCAACAGCTTTACCGATCGGCTATTTACCGACCTACCCAGCCTGCTCAACCCAGGCGACCTACTGGTGATGAACGATACGCGCGTGCTACGCGCCCGCTTTTTCGGTCAGAAAGATACGGGCGGGCAAGTGGAAGTGCTGATTGAGCGCATTAATGGCGATGGCACGGGGTTGGGTCGAGTCGCCCGCGCCCAGATTCGCGCCAGCAAATCGCCTAAACCCAGAACCCGTTTGCGCCTGGCCGATGCGTTCACCGTAGAGGTAACGGGTCGTGAAGGCGAGTTCTTTCTTCTCGCTTTGCCCGCTGATGAACCACAAGACTTCTGGCAACTTACTGAGGCGCACGGCCTGCTCCCGCTGCCGCCTTACATTACGCACACACCGGGTAGCGACGATGAAACACGCTACCAAACCGTCTACGCCAAAAATCCCGGGGCCGTTGCTGCGCCTACAGCTGGCCTGCATTTTGACGAAAAAATTCTGGCGCAACTTAAAGCCAATGGCATCGAAACGGCCACAGTCACTTTGCATGTAGGTGCCGGCACCTTCCAACCCGTGCGTGCAGAAAACCTCGATGAGCACATCATGCACCACGAGTGGTATCACCTACCGGAAGCCACCGTCAAAGCGATTGATGCCTGCCGTGTTCGTGGCGGCAAGGTCGTTGCCGTAGGCACCACCTCTTTACGCGCACTGGAGTCGGCCGCCCGCCATCAGAACATCGAGCCAGGCGGCTCCTTACATGCCGACAGCCGCGAAACCGATTTATTTATCCGCCCCGGCTATCAGTTCAAAGTAGTGGATCGGCTGATTACCAATTTTCACCTGCCCAAATCCACGCTGCTGATGCTGGTATCGGCTTTTGCCGGTTACGACACCATGCGCGCCGCCTACCAACACGCCATCAACCAGCAGTACCGTTTTTTCAGTTATGGCGATGCCATGCTGTTAACCCGAATTGAACATGCCCTATGAAATTTGATCTGATCACCACCGATGGCGCAGCCCGCCGCGGCCGACTGACTTTGGCCCATGGCCAGGTAGATACGCCCGCCTTTATGCCCGTAGGCACCTACGGCACAGTGAAGGCCATGACCCCTGAAGCGCTAACTAATACCGGTGCCCAGATCTGCCTGGGCAATACTTTCCACCTCTGGCTGCGCCCGGGCATGGAAGTCATCAAGCAATTCGGTGGTCTGCACAAGTTCATGAACTGGGACAAGCCGATTCTGACAGACTCTGGCGGTTTTCAGGTGTTTTCCCTTGGCGATCTGCGCAAGATAAGCGAAGAAGGCGTCAAGTTTGCCTCGCCCATTGATGGCGCCAAGCTCTTTCTGACCCCGGAAATCTCCATGCAGATCCAGAAAGATCTGAACAGCGACATCGTCATGATCTTTGACGAATGCACGCCATACCCCGCCGATTACAAAACTGCCGCTGAATCCATGCGCCTGTCGTTGCGCTGGGCACGCCGTTCGCGTGACGAACACGACCGCCTACAAAACACCAACGCGCTGTTTGGCATTGTTCAGGGCGGCATGCATGAAGCGCTACGCGACGAGTCCCTGGCCGGACTAAAGGATATTAACTTCAACGGCTTCGCCATTGGCGGCCTTTCGGTCGGCGAACCTAAAGAAGACATGATGCGCATTCTGGCGCACACCGCCCCGCAGCTGCCCACCGACAAGCCCCGTTACCTGATGGGTGTTGGCACCCCCGAAGACCTGATGGACTCAGTGGAACAAGGGATTGATATGTTTGACTGCGTGATGCCGACACGTAATGCGCGCAATGGCCACCTGTTCACGCGTTTTGGCGACCTGAAGATCAAAAACGCCCGGTATAAAACCGAAGAAGCGCCGCTTGATCCTACGTGCAGTTGCTACACCTGCCAAAACTTCAGCCGGGCCTATCTACACCACCTGTTCCGGGCTGGCGAAATTCTCTCCAGCATCCTGAATACCATCCACAACCTGCACTATTACCAGACACTGATGGCCGAAATGCGCAACGCCATTGAGCATGGCCAGTTCGCTGATCGCCTAAGAGCCCTGCGCACCGATCGCCAACGAGGCGTGTAACAAGCGTGCCGTCCTAAAAATGCTAGAATCAATGCTTTAGTTAACTCAACTTTGCTGGAGACGTACCCGTGAACGCATCGCTTCAAGATAGCCTGAGCCAGTTTCTGCCGCTGATCGCCATGTTTGCGATTCTGTACTTCCTGATGATTCGTCCGCAGATGAAGAAGGCCAAAGAACACAAGGCACTCATCGCCGGCCTGCAAAAGGGTGACGAAGTGGTTACCCAGGGTGGCCTCACGGGTAAGGTTAGCGCCATTGGCGACAACTACGTCAAGATCGAAGTCGGCAGCAATAGCGCTGGCGCAGTAGAAATCACCGTACAGCGCCCGGCCATCGGCATCGTTCTGCCGAAGGGTTCGCTCAATTCGCTGTAAATGCGTGCTGTAACCAACCGGATTTGCACCCTATCGTGCATGTTCGACCCGGGGGCTTCGGCCCCCGTTTGACTTTTCTGTGACCCGTCATGAATCGCTACCCGCTCTGGAAATACATTGTTGTAGCCATCGCCCTTGTCATCGGCGTGCTCTACACATTGCCCAACTTCTTTGGTGAAACACCCGCTGTTCAGGTATCGCCAATTCGCGCCACGCTCAAATCTGACGACAAGTTATTGCAACAGGTTTCTGCCGCGCTCGACAAAAACGGCATCTCCAGCGCAGGGGCTTTTCTTGACACCAACGGCGTTAAAGTCCGTCTGCCCGATACTGACACGCAGCTCAAAGCGCGAGACGTTCTGGAACACGCCTTCAACCCCAAAGCAGATAACGCGCAATACGTTGTTGCCCTAAACCTACTGTCGGCATCACCCAAATGGCTCACCGCCATTCATGCACTGCCCATGTATCTTGGCCTGGACCTGCGCGGTGGCGTGCACTTCCTGCTGCAGGTTGATCTGCAAGGCGCATTGACCAAACGCATTGATGCCACCGCTGCCGATATCCGTACCCTGCTGCGCGACAAAAATATCCGCCATGCCGGCATCAGCCGCGAAGATCAGCGTGTCGTTATTCGCTTCCGTGAAGCTGACTACCGCAACCAGGCGCGCGCAGCATTGCTCGACGGTCAGCCTGACCTGAGCTTTGCTGAACAAACCGTTGGTGGCGACGCCGCGCTGGTGGGCACTTTCAAGCCCGAAGCCATCAAGCGTATTCAAGAATTTGCGGTCAAACAAAACATCACGACCCTACACAACCGGATTAACGAGCTGGGCGTGGCCGAGCCGATTATTCAGCAATCCGGCCCGGATCGTATTGTGGTGCAGCTACCAGGCGTACAGGATACGGCCAAGGCCAAAGATATTCTGGGTCGTACCGCCACTTTGGAAATCCGCATGGTGGACGACACCCCAGGCGCCCTGGAATCTGCGCTCAATGGCAATGTGCCGGTGACCGCCGAGCTTTACACCGAGCGCGGCGGTAGCCCCATCCTCGTTAAGAAGATCGTGGTGCTGACGGGCGAACGTCTGAACGATGCCCAACCTGGCTTTGATAGCCAGACGCAGGAACCCGCCGTTCACCTAACGCTGGATTCAGCCGGTGCCCGCATCTTCCGCGATGTCACGCGTGAAAGCGTCGGCAAGCGCATGGCCATTCTGCTCATTGAAAAGGGCAAAGGCGAAGTCATCACTGCGCCTGTGATCCGGAGCGAAATCGGTGGTGGCAAAGTACAAATCTCCGGTCGCATGACCACCATGGAAGCCAATGAAACTTCCCTGCTGCTGCGCGCAGGCTCGCTGGCCGCACCAATGGACATCATTGAAGAACGTACCGTTGGCCCATCACTCGGCGCTGAAAACATCGCGCGCGGCTTCCATGCCACGCTATGGGGCTTTGCCGCGATCGCCGTGTTTATGATCATTTACTACGGCATGTTTGGTGTGATCTCAGTGTTGGCGCTATCGGCCAACCTGCTCTTCCTGGTGGCGATTTTGTCACTGTTGCAAGCCACACTCACGCTGCCCGGCATTGCCGCGATTGCATTGGCGCTGGGCATGGCCATTGACGCCAACGTACTGATCAATGAACGCATCCGCGAAGAACTGCGTAATGGCTCCACGCCACAAGCAGCTATTTCGGCGGGCTACGAACGTGCCTTCGATACGATTCTCGACTCCAACATCACCACGCTGATTGCAGGTCTGGCGCTGCTGATCTTCGGCTCCGGCCCGGTCCGCGGCTTTGCGGTCGTGCACTGCCTGGGCATTCTGACCTCTATCTTCAGCGCCGTGGTGGTTTCACGCGCGCTGGTGAACATCATCTACGGTCGTCAAAAACGCCTCAGCAAAATCTCCATCGGTCAGGTCTGGAAGCCTGAAACCGACTCAACAAAAGCCTGACCGGGAGCGCCCTCATGGAACTTTTTCGTATCCGCAAAGATATTCCCTTCATGCGCTATGCGCTGGTGTTCAACATTATTTCGTTGGTCACCTTCCTCCTGGCCGTGTTCTTTCTTGCCACCCGTGGTCTGCACTTCTCAGTCGAGTTCACCGGCGGCACGCTGGTTGAAGTGCAGTACAGGCAGGCGGCTAATCTAGAAGCCATTCGTGGCGGGCTGGCCAAGGCCAACTTCCAAGACTACGCGGTGCAAAACTTTGGCTCTAGCCGAGACGTGCTGATCCGCCTGCCACTAAAGCCTTCACAAAGCACCGCCAGCATTGGCACGGGCGTTATGGAAGCGCTGGACGTCAGTGCCCCGGGCGCACAACTACAACGCGTCGAGTTCGTTGGCCCACAGGTCGGTGAAGAACTGGCGCATGATGGCGCCTTAGCGTTGCTGCTGGTCATTATCGGCATCATGCTGTATCTGGCGCTGCGCTTTGAGTGGCGCTTTGCACTCTCGGCCATCATCGCCAACCTGCACGATGTGATCATCATTCTGGGGTTCTTTGCCTTCTTCCAGTGGGAGTTCTCGCTGCCCGTGCTGGCTGCCGTACTGGCCGTGCTGGGTTACTCGGTGAACGAATCCGTGGTGGTCTTTGACCGCGTGCGCGAAACCTTCCGCAAAAAACGCGGCATGACCACGCCACAAATTCTGGACCACGCCATCACCAGCACGATCTCCCGCACCATCATCACGCACGGTGCCACAGAAATGATGGTGCTTTCGATGCTGGTCTTTGGTGGCGATGCCCTGCACTACTTTGCCCTGGCGCTGACTATCGGCATTCTGTTCGGCATCTACTCCTCGGTGCTGGTCGCCAGCCCACTGGTGATGTGGCTGGGCGTATCGAAGGATCAGTTCATCAAACCGGTTAAACGGGTTGAAACAGCCAATGAAGATGGTGCCTGCGTTTAATTAATGCCAGACTCCCATGCAAAGCGCCACCTTCGGGTGGCGTTTCTTATGTAGCGGACGCAATAAAGCAATACGCTAACCGCTTCATTAATTAGGCAGCCATAACACGACGTAAGTTGCTGTCAGGAAATGGATACTCCATGTGTTTTGCTGTAGCTCTAGCAATAGACTCGCCACAGTAATCGCTCACAACATGAAGAGCCATATCGATCCCTGCGGATATCCCTGCCGAAGTAAATAAATTTTCCTGCCGAACAACATGAAACTCATGCTGCACTTCAACTTTCGGGAATAGCTCTTGCATCCAATTTAAAGAGCGCCAATGTGTTGTTGCTCGCTTCCCATCAAGCAGACCCGCCTGACCAAGTAATAGTGCACCAGTGCACACAGAGGTTAACGTTTCAACCTCTTGTGATCTTGCCTTAATCCATTCAATCAAACGCTCATTATTAAGCTCTCTTCTTGTTCCCCAGCCTCCTGGGATAACCAAGATGTCTATCTTTGGACAATCTTCAAGCGAATGATCAGGAACAATCTTCATCCCACCTGTTGTTACAACAGGCAACGTATCCTCCGCAACGAGAAATACATTGAATGGTGATAACTCCTCCCGTCTTTTTTCCTCATTAACTCGTACAACAGAAAAAACTTCAAACGGTCCACAAAAATCAAGAACTTCAATATCTTTAAAAACAAGGATTGCAACTTGTTTCTGATTCATAAAAAATTCCTTTTGGAACATTTGATTCATTATGCGTAACGGCTAAGCACACGACTTCAAAAAATTATTCGTATAAACAACTTTCTGTAAGACTATAGCTCAATTTCAAACAGCGGATAGTTGCCCCAAACTTTTAGCAAGTCTGCCCACATTCTCCGTCCGCTTCCGCCATCCCTCGCCAAAATTAACATAGGTGGGCAATAGCCTGTAATAAGCCTGCCTTGCCTCTGTGTAGGCATCAATTACTTTAGGCAGGCCTTCAGCCGCAATGTACTTATTAATGGCGGCCAAACTTTTAGGGCCAAGCACACCATCCGCTGGTGCGCCCACAATACGCTGTAACAACTTGCCCGCTTCTCTTGGCCCCGTATTAACAGCTGCATCGAATACGGCAAGGTCGAGGCCATCGGCCAGCGCATCACCAAGACATTTGTCCCAGTATAGCTTGCGATAAATGGCGGCTACTTCTGCATCTGAAATATGGCGCAGCTCTTCCTGACTCGCTTGTCGGCCGAGATACTGGTTAAAGGTACG
It encodes the following:
- the queA gene encoding tRNA preQ1(34) S-adenosylmethionine ribosyltransferase-isomerase QueA is translated as MSANVSNPLSKLSDYDFELPEALIAQHPAAERTASRLLLVNGNSFTDRLFTDLPSLLNPGDLLVMNDTRVLRARFFGQKDTGGQVEVLIERINGDGTGLGRVARAQIRASKSPKPRTRLRLADAFTVEVTGREGEFFLLALPADEPQDFWQLTEAHGLLPLPPYITHTPGSDDETRYQTVYAKNPGAVAAPTAGLHFDEKILAQLKANGIETATVTLHVGAGTFQPVRAENLDEHIMHHEWYHLPEATVKAIDACRVRGGKVVAVGTTSLRALESAARHQNIEPGGSLHADSRETDLFIRPGYQFKVVDRLITNFHLPKSTLLMLVSAFAGYDTMRAAYQHAINQQYRFFSYGDAMLLTRIEHAL
- the tgt gene encoding tRNA guanosine(34) transglycosylase Tgt gives rise to the protein MKFDLITTDGAARRGRLTLAHGQVDTPAFMPVGTYGTVKAMTPEALTNTGAQICLGNTFHLWLRPGMEVIKQFGGLHKFMNWDKPILTDSGGFQVFSLGDLRKISEEGVKFASPIDGAKLFLTPEISMQIQKDLNSDIVMIFDECTPYPADYKTAAESMRLSLRWARRSRDEHDRLQNTNALFGIVQGGMHEALRDESLAGLKDINFNGFAIGGLSVGEPKEDMMRILAHTAPQLPTDKPRYLMGVGTPEDLMDSVEQGIDMFDCVMPTRNARNGHLFTRFGDLKIKNARYKTEEAPLDPTCSCYTCQNFSRAYLHHLFRAGEILSSILNTIHNLHYYQTLMAEMRNAIEHGQFADRLRALRTDRQRGV
- the yajC gene encoding preprotein translocase subunit YajC; translated protein: MFAILYFLMIRPQMKKAKEHKALIAGLQKGDEVVTQGGLTGKVSAIGDNYVKIEVGSNSAGAVEITVQRPAIGIVLPKGSLNSL
- the secD gene encoding protein translocase subunit SecD, giving the protein MNRYPLWKYIVVAIALVIGVLYTLPNFFGETPAVQVSPIRATLKSDDKLLQQVSAALDKNGISSAGAFLDTNGVKVRLPDTDTQLKARDVLEHAFNPKADNAQYVVALNLLSASPKWLTAIHALPMYLGLDLRGGVHFLLQVDLQGALTKRIDATAADIRTLLRDKNIRHAGISREDQRVVIRFREADYRNQARAALLDGQPDLSFAEQTVGGDAALVGTFKPEAIKRIQEFAVKQNITTLHNRINELGVAEPIIQQSGPDRIVVQLPGVQDTAKAKDILGRTATLEIRMVDDTPGALESALNGNVPVTAELYTERGGSPILVKKIVVLTGERLNDAQPGFDSQTQEPAVHLTLDSAGARIFRDVTRESVGKRMAILLIEKGKGEVITAPVIRSEIGGGKVQISGRMTTMEANETSLLLRAGSLAAPMDIIEERTVGPSLGAENIARGFHATLWGFAAIAVFMIIYYGMFGVISVLALSANLLFLVAILSLLQATLTLPGIAAIALALGMAIDANVLINERIREELRNGSTPQAAISAGYERAFDTILDSNITTLIAGLALLIFGSGPVRGFAVVHCLGILTSIFSAVVVSRALVNIIYGRQKRLSKISIGQVWKPETDSTKA
- the secF gene encoding protein translocase subunit SecF, with amino-acid sequence MELFRIRKDIPFMRYALVFNIISLVTFLLAVFFLATRGLHFSVEFTGGTLVEVQYRQAANLEAIRGGLAKANFQDYAVQNFGSSRDVLIRLPLKPSQSTASIGTGVMEALDVSAPGAQLQRVEFVGPQVGEELAHDGALALLLVIIGIMLYLALRFEWRFALSAIIANLHDVIIILGFFAFFQWEFSLPVLAAVLAVLGYSVNESVVVFDRVRETFRKKRGMTTPQILDHAITSTISRTIITHGATEMMVLSMLVFGGDALHYFALALTIGILFGIYSSVLVASPLVMWLGVSKDQFIKPVKRVETANEDGACV
- a CDS encoding DJ-1/PfpI family protein: MNQKQVAILVFKDIEVLDFCGPFEVFSVVRVNEEKRREELSPFNVFLVAEDTLPVVTTGGMKIVPDHSLEDCPKIDILVIPGGWGTRRELNNERLIEWIKARSQEVETLTSVCTGALLLGQAGLLDGKRATTHWRSLNWMQELFPKVEVQHEFHVVRQENLFTSAGISAGIDMALHVVSDYCGESIARATAKHMEYPFPDSNLRRVMAA
- a CDS encoding glycoside hydrolase family 108 protein translates to MAHTLLFEGGWANNPNDPGGATMKGITQRTFNQYLGRQASQEELRHISDAEVAAIYRKLYWDKCLGDALADGLDLAVFDAAVNTGPREAGKLLQRIVGAPADGVLGPKSLAAINKYIAAEGLPKVIDAYTEARQAYYRLLPTYVNFGEGWRKRTENVGRLAKSLGQLSAV